The Nymphalis io chromosome 3, ilAglIoxx1.1, whole genome shotgun sequence genome contains the following window.
TTGAAATCTAtcatttgttacttttaaattttattaaggttATGTTTTTTACATGCGTTTTTTAAAATaccttttatttagttaataatttatgttaaagtgTAAAACTAGAACAATATGAATGCTATCATGTATTTGTTTACattcaataattattgatattgatataattGATATCGAAAATATCGCAAATTATCTATATTTGTCtaatctttaataattatttatttttatagggtgttacttattatatttactttgaaattGATTAATCATATTACTACGTTCCAGCTGATGAAAAATTGGCCGAGTTAGGCCGTAAGGAAATAATGCTTGCCGAAAAAGAGATGCCGGGCCTGATGGCTTGCCGTCAAAAATATGCctctttaaagattttaaaaggtGCAAGAATAGCAGGTAGTCTTCATATGACAGTTCAGACAGCAGTCCTCATAGAAACTCTTATTGAATTAGGAGCAGAAGTAAGTGCATTTAATTATTACGCAATATTTGCTaatgaataaaattagaaaaaaaacatgacgTAAATGACTAAAAATTTTACATCTTTAAACttctaaaataatgataattatgggaaaaaataattcattgttcataaaaattgttacataaatgttaaaaaaactataattttcttattcataCCAGAATGATAACAGAGATAAGATAAACACGTATggtaaaatcatattatatttgttcctttgaattttaaatttattcttatcaTAACCATATATCTGTTTTGACATTTCCTTTACTCACCTTTGATCCATAGTTCATgtgatgcaataaaaatataattatctaataataataatataatattgttgtgttatcttttgtttacatttattttaatttttttttcatattttaggtTCAATGGTCAAGTAGTAACATTTACAGTACACAAGATGAGGCTGCTGCTGCATTGGTGGCTGTTGGAATTCCTATTTATGCATGGAAAGGAGAAACCGAGGAGGAATATGTTTGGTGCATTGAACAAACACTTGTATTCCCTGATGGAaaggtaatttttttctttttttatgttgcaataataaataataaacaatcgtGAAATGTTTAATGATGATTATTAACATCAGGTTTTCTTATATCAAGGTTatcagatattaattaaaaatctactTATTTCGTTGTAATTTGAGTTTaaactttacatattatttttccaGCCACTGAACATGATTCTGGATGATGGAGGTGATCTTACAAACTTAGTTCACACAAAATACCCTCAATATTTGGAAGGTGTTAAAGGTATCTCCGAAGAAACAACTACTGGTGTACAcaacttatataaaatgttcCGTGAAGGTCTTCTGAAAGTTCCAGCCATTAATGTAAATGACTCTGTTACCAAAAGCAAGTTTGACAATTTGTATGGATGCAGAGAATCTCTACTTGATGGAATCAAGAGGGCCACTGATATAATGATTGCTGGAAAAGTTTGTGTTGTTGCTGGTTATGGTGATGTCGGAAAAGGATGTGCTCAAGCATTTAAAGGTTTCGGAGGACGAGTAATTGTCACAGAAATAGATCCAATTAATGCACTGCAAGCAGCTATGGAAGGCTTCCAAGTGACAACAATGGACGAAGCAGCAGAAATTGGGCAAATATTTGTAACTACTACTGGAAACATAGATATTATTTGCAAAGAACACTTTGTCAAAATGAAAGATGATGCTATTGTTTGTAATATTGGTCACTTTGACTGTGAAGTAGATGTAGCTTGGCTGGAAAGTAATGCTAAGAAAGTTAACATTAAACAACAGGTTGACCGTTATGAGCTTGAAAATGGGAATCATATTATTGTTCTTGCTGCAGGAAGACTGGTCAACTTAGGATGCGCAACTGGCCATTCATCATTTGTTATGTCAAACTCTTTCACTAACCAAGTTTTGGCACAGATTGAGCTATGGACAAAACATAACGAATATCCTATTGGTGTTCACACTTTGCCTAAGAAGTTAGATGAAGAAGTTGCAGCTCTGCATTTGGATCATTTAGGTGTCAAGCTGACCAAGCTCTCTCCCAAACAAGCCAAATACATTGGAGTTCCAGTTGAAGGACCATACAAACCAGATCATTacagatattaatattatcgaaattaaatgtaatgagTGAATTTGGTAAAAATAACATGTAATAACTTGTGACTGCAACTGATCAGTGGATAGTACCATAATATTATCATGTTTGTATTaacacaattaaaacaaaatatcaaagatggaattttattttatttaacacaattCTGACactatatagtaataatttattgttataactaAATTATGATGAATAGAACTGCAATAATTCTTCATCTTTAGgttttaaaatgcatttatcCCTTAAATTAATTACCCATCCAGGTTCTAAACCATAGAATATTTGCCTAGGATCTTTTCTTTCACATAACATGTCATAGCTTTTATCACTTTCTAGTATAGGTAATTCATATCCATATTTTTGTGATAATCTAAGTCTTTCTTCAGAAATCTTTTCTGGGTCAGCTAAATACCCTCTCATTTCAGCACTAGTATAATATTCAATGATATCTGGTGGAGGAATCATTCGCCTAGGTATTGCTTGTCCTGTTTGAAAAAATGATTTTGGATTTTTGAGTAAAAGCAGACTATGGGGATCATAATATGCAGTTGTGATTACACCACCATTCTTTTCAATAGCAGCAATAACTGGTTCACTGGCCCATTGAACTTCAATATTAACCTTTGCAGCAAAAATATCTACACCTTCATCAGTTAAATGAATTCCAAAATGTTTTTGGTCTGGAAAGAAGTTATAAAGACCAGATCTCACAATACTCGCTATATCTATTGGCTTAGTTATGTCCAAGCGGTTTGTATCTATTAACTTCTGTATTTCAAGTAGTGAGATGGGTGGATACTGTCTCCTATggctaaaaaaaaattgttaatacatACTGTTTAGTATTCTATTATCCTACACTGTCATCAAATGTGATACTTTATCAGGAAATGGAAAGTagctacataataaaaacaaaatttattattacaattagaaATCTAGACCCTATTTTAGAATAGgtatgttattattatctataaatgaTTACTTACTGGTGGCCTTTGTAGTAATGCTCATGAGGCATTCTTAGATAAAATGGATTATTTCCGGTTTCATAGCCAAGTCTCATGTAATTCTGTCGCTGACCAGAGCCTTTATTACCAGCCCCATGCTTATCACCACCATGTTGACCTCGGCCTCGTTTGACCTAAAAGTAAACCAATTAATACAGACATTTTGTTTAGTGTGACTTGATATTTATGCTTACATTTACTGAAAACACTCCTTCATTATTTTAgtacattaaatacattatgataAATCATTCATGGAAATCTTTGACAGTAACAATTTACTAAGAAAGGTGTTCTGACTCCGTATATCACTTAATAATCAATTtgaattcatattttacattattgatTGTCTGAATGTAACGTAGCACATAAATAACGATTAAGGTTTATTTTGCGGTGAAACAATAAAAAggctaatgttaataaaaataaattaaattgaatagtgCTCATACTTCACTTGTGCTAAATACTACTtggtttgttatttataataaatatgactatAAAAGACTGCCTTACATTTTTTCTGGAACCAGGGTTATCACGAATGTTACCTAATGAGAGTCTTGGCAATGACCGCAACATTGCAAGTGATTTCTCAGTTATTTGGCGGGACCccataatttttgtaattttattatttcttatgtgatttactttattttgtagTCAGTCAGTTTTAGGTTATGACTCTTGTAttccatttaaaatattgtcaaatcgAAATAGGATGGTCCTGCGTCATTGTCATGTGTCAATCAGAACTTTTTTTTCTGGCATATTATATCAACGCAAGTTGACTACAAAATATtgtgccaatgtcacgtatataACGACAAACGGAAATGACTCGTGCGACAAAGATCTTCCTTCGACAAGGAGTGTTAAACCCATGACATTAACAGAGAGGCGTaatgtaataaagtttaatgtttattagttaataaaaatcCAATTACATTAACAGGAGTGTAGTGTAGTTTAAGGACTAccagttaataaaaaagtatagtaaGTAGTAGTAAGGCGTATTCATCAAGTGTCCCTAGTAAATGCTTCAACTACTCTTATTATGACAATTCATTAGCAAGAGCATTCAAACGGGATAGGAAACAAGCAGGTGaccgattaaataaaaatacaaaatcctATATAATCCTTTTTCGCGCTTGAAAACAGTACGccgaaatatattgtataagtaCAAGGATAATTATTATGATCTTTATCATATATTTGATCTGTCGTTTACTTTGGAATCAAGACCGACTGTCAAATGTGAATATCAAATGTCAATTGTCTATAGAGAAGTATAACTAGTTACCTACTacctatataaattgtaaaagctGGGCTGGGTAATTGATAAATTGTCATAATTTCCTAATCTGTAGTGTGTATTTGTGTCACGTCAcggcaaaataatatttatattttataatattcattattcacTCAATAAACTTGCACTTGTTATACGTCACTATGGATTATGTTTATAACAACCCTATACGacaaagaattaataaaatcttcGACAGCCACATAATAACTGATAATAGCGAAGCTTTGTACACAGTTTCTGGATTGTGTTCTTCCAATTCATCATACACCAGACGAGTTTTGgttaatgaaattgaaaaaaaagatttattagtaaacaaaactattttaaatgaatataataaagttaaggaTAAATTACAAGTGTTAATTGATTCTTTAAACTCTGTAGACATTGCAGTTAAAGATATGTCCAACAGATTACATGAATCAAAAACTAAAACTCATCACATCATTGCTCAAACGACAAAATTAAAAGATGAAAGAAAGAAAACGAAAAAGAAGTTAATGTGGGTGGATGCCTTTGtcaaaaattttcaattatctccagaacaaaataaaaaccttttcaaTATATCTCCACTTACTCCTGATTTCTTTAATTCTCTAGCACAAAttgagaaattaaataataactgcaGAGCACTCGTGAAATGCTGGTATCAAACACCCGCATTTGATATTATGGAAACAGTTGGTCTTCAACAAGAA
Protein-coding sequences here:
- the LOC126780913 gene encoding adenosylhomocysteinase; protein product: MKPPYKIADEKLAELGRKEIMLAEKEMPGLMACRQKYASLKILKGARIAGSLHMTVQTAVLIETLIELGAEVQWSSSNIYSTQDEAAAALVAVGIPIYAWKGETEEEYVWCIEQTLVFPDGKPLNMILDDGGDLTNLVHTKYPQYLEGVKGISEETTTGVHNLYKMFREGLLKVPAINVNDSVTKSKFDNLYGCRESLLDGIKRATDIMIAGKVCVVAGYGDVGKGCAQAFKGFGGRVIVTEIDPINALQAAMEGFQVTTMDEAAEIGQIFVTTTGNIDIICKEHFVKMKDDAIVCNIGHFDCEVDVAWLESNAKKVNIKQQVDRYELENGNHIIVLAAGRLVNLGCATGHSSFVMSNSFTNQVLAQIELWTKHNEYPIGVHTLPKKLDEEVAALHLDHLGVKLTKLSPKQAKYIGVPVEGPYKPDHYRY
- the LOC126780923 gene encoding 39S ribosomal protein L15, mitochondrial; translated protein: MGSRQITEKSLAMLRSLPRLSLGNIRDNPGSRKNVKRGRGQHGGDKHGAGNKGSGQRQNYMRLGYETGNNPFYLRMPHEHYYKGHHHRRQYPPISLLEIQKLIDTNRLDITKPIDIASIVRSGLYNFFPDQKHFGIHLTDEGVDIFAAKVNIEVQWASEPVIAAIEKNGGVITTAYYDPHSLLLLKNPKSFFQTGQAIPRRMIPPPDIIEYYTSAEMRGYLADPEKISEERLRLSQKYGYELPILESDKSYDMLCERKDPRQIFYGLEPGWVINLRDKCILKPKDEELLQFYSS